One genomic window of Medicago truncatula cultivar Jemalong A17 chromosome 1, MtrunA17r5.0-ANR, whole genome shotgun sequence includes the following:
- the LOC25485078 gene encoding 25.3 kDa vesicle transport protein, which translates to MVKLTIVGRANDGLPLAQGLRYVNEENGYLSRYRQQAEFILQEISKGALTPSMMTILIDHCCFNFLVENGVVYIVLCESTYPRKLAFNYLQDIQKEFEKFDKTLIGKITRPYSFVKFDGIIANFSRQYIDTRTQANLSKLNINKKQELNIITEEISIILERRRISETMRMLPVSPQNSASSIWCSPSLEVIAMKWTPILIMVITSIALLGAGLVLTDDYIISG; encoded by the exons ATGGTTAAGTTAACTATAGTTGGAAGGGCAAACGATGGATTACCTCTAGCACAAGGACTAAGATATGTAAATGAAGAAAATGGTTATCTTTCACGATACAGGCAACAGGCAGAATTTATACTCCAAGAAATTTCAAAAGGAGCATTGACACCTTCCATGATGACCATTCTCATTGACCATTGCTGCTTCAa CTTCTTGGTAGAGAATGGAGTTGTTTACATTGTTTTGTGCGAGTCCACGTACCCAAGAAAACTAGCATTTAATTACTTACAAGACATACAAAAAGAGTTTGAGAAGTTTGATAAAACCCTCATAGGCAAAATTACAAGGCCATACAGCTTTGTCAAATTCG ATGGTATAATTGCAAACTTTAGCAGACAATACATTGATACAAGAACTCAGGCCAACCTATCAAAACTTAATATCAATAAGAAACAAGAGTTAAACATTATTACAGAAGAAATATCCATCATCTTAGAAAGAAGGAGAATTTCAG AAACAATGAGAATGTTACCCGTTAGTCCTCAAAATTCAGCCTCCTCAATATGGTGTTCCCCAAGCCTTGAG GTGATTGCTATGAAATGGACACCAATTTTGATCATGGTCATTACATCTATTGCTCTTCTAGGGGCTGGTTTAGTCCTCACAGATGACTATATTATTTCAGGATGA
- the LOC25485079 gene encoding transcription factor LAF1, which yields MGFQPLEKTKPKHRKGLWSPEEDHKLRNYILKHGHGCWSSVPIKAGLQRNGKSCRLRWINYLRPGLKRGKFSKQEEETILTLHHMLGNKWSQIAQHLPGRTDNEIKNYWHSYLKKRVAKAMEMESHKQFQYASSSSDTMNSSPSLQKLATQDPHNYKSITKETHQSTLPKLLFAEWLSLDHVNNNNRNSSNSVESLVMRNGFDQNSAFQEVTMQEGPFNGEFHNSVTNISATEMFNSQIKFANQIVGNGFVHCMPGVDLSNNFNLSNDAMYV from the exons ATGGGGTTCCAGCCACTAGAAAAGACAAAACCAAAACATAGGAAAGGTTTATGGTCACCTGAAGAAGATCACAAACTCAGAAACTACATTCTTAAACATGGTCATGGTTGCTGGAGCTCTGTCCCTATTAAGGCAG GCTTGCAAAGGAATGGAAAAAGCTGCAGACTAAGGTGGATTAACTATCTAAGGCCAGGATTAAAGAGAGGGAAGTTCAGCAAACAGGAGGAGGAAACAATCCTCACCCTTCATCACATGTTAGGCAACAA GTGGTCACAGATAGCACAACATTTGCCAGGAAGGACAGACAATGAGATAAAAAACTATTGGCATTCATATTTGAAAAAGAGAGTGGCCAAAGCTATGGAAATGGAATCACACAAACAATTTCAATATGCTAGCTCAAGCTCAGATACAATGAACTCTTCACCCTCTCTTCAAAAACTTGCAACACAAGATCCACATAATTATAAGAGCATCACCAAAGAGACTCATCAAAGCACCTTACCAAAACTATTGTTTGCTGAATGGCTTTCATTGGATcatgttaataataataataggaaCTCTTCAAATTCAGTTGAATCTTTGGTCATGAGAAATGGATTTGATCAAAATTCAGCTTTTCAAGAAGTTACAATGCAAGAAGGACCCTTCAATGGAGAGTTTCATAATAGTGTGACTAACATTTCAGCCACTGAGATGTTCAATTCACAGATTAAATTTGCAAATCAAATTGTGGGAAATGGGTTTGTCCATTGCATGCCTGGAGTTGATTTAAGTAACAATTTCAATCTAAGCAATGATGCAATGTACGTTTGA
- the LOC25485080 gene encoding pre-mRNA cleavage factor Im 25 kDa subunit 2 codes for MIPSQVVNTYPLSSYTFGTKEPKMEKDTSVADRLARMKVNYMKEGMRTSVEGILLVQEHNHPHILLLQIGNTFCKLPGGRLKPGENEIEGLKRKLTSKLGANSPGLVPDWQIGECVAIWWRPNFETIMYPYCPPHITKPKECKKLFLVHLSEREYFAVPKNLKLLAVPLFELYDNVQRYGPVISTIPQQLSRFQFKMITN; via the exons atgatacCCTCTCAGGTAGTAAACACATACCCATTATCGAGCTACACCTTCGGTACTAAGGAGCCTAAGATGGAGAAAGACACCTCTGTCGCTGATCGTCTTGCTCGTATGAAAGTCAA TTATATGAAAGAAGGAATGAGGACCAGCGTGGAAGGAATTTTACTG GTACAAGAACACAATCATCCTCATATCCTTCTTCTGCAAATTGGGAACACATTTTGCAAACTCCCAGGCGGCCGTCTCAAGCCAGGGGAGAATG AAATTGAGGGCTTGAAGAGAAAATTGACTAGCAAGCTTGGTGCTAATTCACCCGGCCTTGTACCTGACTGGCAG ATAGGTGAATGTGTTGCAATCTGGTGGAGGCCAAATTTTGAAACTATAATGTATCCATACTGTCCTCCGCATATAACAAAACCCAAG GAGTGCAAGAAGCTTTTCCTCGTTCACTTATCTGAAAGGGAATACTTTGCTGTACCCAAAAACTTGAAACTGCTTGCTGTTCCATTGTTCGAACTCTATGACAATGTCCAG AGATATGGACCAGTCATATCCACTATTCCTCAGCAACTTTCCAGATTCCAGTTCAAAATGATCACTAACTGA